A window from Oceanidesulfovibrio indonesiensis encodes these proteins:
- a CDS encoding FG-GAP-like repeat-containing protein, whose protein sequence is MQSHRTFRVVFFVCSFLMLLSSPAWAQTKTFAVLPFNVNGPSDYAYLSEGIQDMLTTRLHWQDKFVSVERAKLANLPSLKGLAEGDAAKIKSQLGVDYLFWGSATIMGDSMSLDLKSMGPDGAIQPRSASVKNDQLIRTLENFAKQINASIFQTDGGQGLAQAQQGRQQVNAMNPGLVHNQADQNTEFFLNPQFRYAGDSTDEGRLRSSTLNFAANGMVTADADGDGMQEIFVINNTEVHALRFDTDNRLQTLDTYKRSPTFRNIHVNVHDVDGDGTPEIIVGAVRVSTKGQDNVYEEYEPSSFILKYSNGKFTVLHDKIPFFINAVIRPPRYESVLVAQKRGRRELFDVGVYELLISGGQYQLGPRLLLPKEANVYNFVYLPQKERYKIVLVDKSDKLRVYTHTGERQSTSDKVYSGSAISLTDQFEPMGIQDDTILRDHYYVPLRMIPFNLDGDDRHELLVNHPVSVAAMFFERYRHFPEGEIHSLYWDGVGMNLVWKTRRIKGSVADIALNDVNNDGINDLAVLVNQHPGVLGMNKRRSLILMYPLDMSSQSGTINQEFRTDSE, encoded by the coding sequence ATGCAATCGCATCGGACCTTCAGGGTCGTATTTTTTGTATGCAGTTTCCTCATGCTTCTGAGCAGCCCGGCCTGGGCGCAGACGAAGACCTTCGCAGTCTTGCCTTTCAACGTGAACGGGCCCTCGGATTACGCCTACCTCAGCGAAGGCATCCAGGACATGCTCACAACCCGGCTGCACTGGCAGGACAAGTTCGTTTCCGTGGAACGCGCTAAGCTTGCGAACCTGCCGAGCCTGAAAGGGCTCGCCGAGGGTGACGCGGCGAAGATCAAGTCCCAGCTCGGTGTCGATTACCTTTTCTGGGGCAGCGCCACCATCATGGGCGACAGCATGAGCCTCGACCTGAAATCCATGGGACCCGACGGGGCCATACAGCCGCGCAGCGCCTCTGTAAAGAACGATCAGCTTATCCGCACCCTGGAGAACTTCGCCAAACAGATCAACGCCTCCATCTTCCAGACGGACGGAGGGCAAGGTCTGGCCCAGGCCCAGCAGGGCAGGCAACAGGTCAACGCCATGAATCCAGGCCTCGTGCACAACCAGGCCGACCAGAACACCGAGTTCTTTCTGAACCCGCAGTTTCGCTACGCCGGCGACTCCACGGACGAGGGCCGCCTGCGCTCCAGCACGCTGAACTTTGCCGCCAACGGCATGGTTACTGCGGATGCCGACGGCGACGGAATGCAGGAAATCTTCGTTATCAACAACACCGAGGTGCACGCACTGCGGTTCGATACGGACAACAGGCTGCAGACTCTTGATACGTACAAGCGCTCTCCCACATTCCGCAACATCCACGTCAACGTGCATGACGTGGATGGCGACGGCACCCCGGAAATCATCGTTGGCGCCGTGCGTGTAAGCACCAAGGGCCAGGACAACGTTTACGAAGAGTACGAGCCGTCTTCCTTCATTCTCAAGTACTCGAACGGAAAGTTCACCGTCCTCCACGACAAGATTCCCTTCTTCATCAATGCGGTGATCCGTCCGCCTCGCTATGAATCCGTATTGGTCGCCCAGAAAAGAGGCCGCCGCGAGCTTTTCGATGTCGGCGTCTACGAACTCCTGATCTCCGGCGGTCAATACCAGCTCGGCCCCCGGCTTCTTCTGCCCAAGGAGGCCAACGTCTACAACTTCGTCTACCTGCCCCAGAAGGAACGCTACAAGATCGTGCTGGTGGACAAGTCCGACAAGCTCCGGGTGTACACCCACACCGGCGAGCGGCAGTCCACCTCCGACAAGGTCTATTCCGGATCCGCCATCAGCCTCACGGACCAGTTCGAACCCATGGGTATCCAGGACGATACGATCTTGCGCGACCATTACTATGTGCCTCTGCGGATGATCCCGTTCAATCTGGACGGCGACGATCGCCACGAGTTGCTCGTGAACCACCCGGTCTCCGTGGCCGCCATGTTCTTCGAGCGTTACCGCCACTTCCCAGAGGGTGAAATACACTCCCTCTACTGGGACGGCGTGGGCATGAACCTCGTATGGAAGACCCGCCGCATCAAGGGCTCCGTGGCCGACATCGCCCTGAACGACGTGAACAACGACGGCATCAACGACCTGGCCGTGCTGGTCAACCAGCACCCCGGCGTGCTTGGCATGAACAAACGCCGGTCGCTCATTCTCATGTACCCGCTTGACATGAGCAGTCAAAGCGGCACCATAAATCAGGAGTTCCGGACAGACTCCGAGTAA
- a CDS encoding class I SAM-dependent methyltransferase, which translates to MNKFYTLEGRGRSFRLICEPDECATLVELLEAEGFALDQLSAHPLLMRAAGGESALGSSLAARFGRLYIQDAASFIAPLALAPAPGDVVLDVCASPGGKSTFLAQLVGKHGTVIANEPNPQRLATLRQNVQRLSMANVASLDSPGEKLPLPDGSLNAVLLDPPCSGWGTADKHPRVKELWQGDKVEPLKILQRKLLREAVRVLAPGGRLVYSTCTTNVEENEAQVLYAANELGMRLEPLDAPSGFAVEEPALAEARGVVRVAAEESGSQGHFVARLVKPGETGGQAAEEFEYVRDAAVDAALEALERKGGEVIDLEDVPGAGRLPAGSLVAFKGQVRFLPHAALCLLQPRARWQGMALGRLTAGGFRVHSRCRTLMGSSPGPDALEVDEIGPLADLLAGRGVLLDTPAQTKPLPLYFRGLALGWLAVKGDGRRVLWTEK; encoded by the coding sequence ATGAATAAATTCTACACGTTGGAAGGTCGAGGCAGGAGCTTTCGACTCATCTGCGAACCGGACGAATGCGCGACCCTCGTGGAGCTTCTGGAGGCTGAAGGGTTTGCTCTCGATCAGTTGTCCGCGCATCCGCTGCTGATGCGCGCGGCAGGTGGCGAATCGGCATTGGGATCCAGCCTGGCCGCACGCTTCGGGCGGCTGTACATTCAGGACGCGGCATCCTTCATAGCGCCGCTGGCCCTGGCCCCGGCTCCGGGGGATGTCGTCCTGGACGTCTGCGCCAGCCCGGGCGGCAAGTCCACCTTCCTCGCGCAACTCGTTGGCAAGCATGGCACGGTCATCGCCAACGAGCCCAATCCGCAGCGGCTGGCAACCCTGCGCCAGAATGTTCAGCGGCTTTCCATGGCCAACGTGGCGAGCCTGGACTCGCCGGGCGAAAAGCTGCCCCTGCCCGATGGAAGTCTGAACGCCGTGCTGCTGGACCCGCCGTGCAGCGGCTGGGGCACGGCGGACAAACACCCACGTGTGAAAGAGCTCTGGCAGGGCGACAAGGTGGAGCCGCTTAAAATCCTGCAGCGCAAACTCCTGCGGGAGGCGGTACGAGTGCTCGCGCCGGGCGGCAGGCTTGTCTACTCCACCTGCACGACAAACGTGGAGGAAAACGAGGCGCAGGTCCTCTATGCCGCGAATGAACTGGGCATGCGGCTCGAACCGCTCGATGCTCCCTCGGGGTTCGCCGTTGAAGAACCGGCATTGGCGGAGGCCCGCGGAGTGGTCCGCGTGGCTGCCGAGGAGTCGGGCTCGCAGGGACATTTCGTGGCGCGGCTCGTCAAGCCGGGGGAAACGGGAGGCCAGGCCGCAGAGGAATTTGAATATGTCCGGGATGCTGCCGTGGACGCAGCCCTTGAAGCTCTGGAGCGGAAAGGGGGCGAGGTGATCGATCTTGAGGACGTCCCTGGAGCCGGGCGCCTGCCGGCAGGTTCACTGGTGGCCTTCAAGGGACAGGTGCGCTTTCTACCACATGCGGCGCTGTGCCTGCTCCAGCCCCGCGCACGCTGGCAGGGCATGGCGCTTGGGCGCTTGACCGCCGGAGGTTTTCGAGTGCACTCTCGCTGCCGTACGCTTATGGGCTCGTCTCCGGGGCCAGACGCCTTGGAAGTGGACGAGATCGGGCCGCTTGCAGACCTCCTCGCTGGCCGCGGGGTCCTGTTGGACACTCCGGCCCAGACCAAACCGCTGCCTTTGTACTTTCGGGGGCTGGCCCTGGGATGGCTCGCGGTCAAAGGCGACGGCCGCCGCGTGCTTTGGACAGAGAAGTAG
- a CDS encoding class I fructose-bisphosphate aldolase — translation MIGTTRRRSRLFDPSSGRSVILSLDHGASDGMIAGIENIQDILSAVGKTRTQGVVLNKGLARAWGADVDQRLGLMVQLSGGTKHGLPTYNKSLVCSVPEALRAGADAVCVHVNLGNDLEDRMLGDLGVVTDEAHQLGLPVMAVIYARGGQIVNELDPSLISHSIRLGGELGADLVAVPYSGNKKSFGLAARSCPVPVLVTGGPRKADLTSCLKDMEEALDAGAAGVCVGRNVFQHTDPAEALSRVVERVHGKV, via the coding sequence ATGATTGGCACGACCCGCCGCCGTTCGCGGCTTTTCGACCCCTCCTCAGGCAGAAGCGTCATCCTGAGCCTGGACCACGGCGCATCCGACGGCATGATCGCCGGGATCGAGAATATTCAGGATATTCTGAGCGCCGTGGGCAAGACCCGCACCCAGGGCGTGGTGCTGAACAAGGGCTTGGCCCGGGCCTGGGGCGCAGACGTGGACCAGCGCCTTGGCTTGATGGTGCAACTTTCCGGGGGCACCAAGCATGGGCTGCCCACCTACAATAAAAGCCTTGTCTGCTCCGTGCCCGAGGCCTTGCGCGCCGGGGCGGACGCCGTGTGCGTCCACGTGAATCTGGGCAATGATCTCGAGGACAGGATGCTCGGCGACCTCGGCGTGGTGACGGACGAGGCGCATCAGCTCGGGCTTCCGGTTATGGCGGTCATCTACGCCCGTGGCGGGCAGATCGTGAACGAGCTGGACCCCTCGCTTATCAGCCACTCCATCCGTCTCGGGGGAGAACTCGGGGCGGATCTCGTGGCCGTGCCGTATTCCGGGAACAAGAAGAGCTTCGGCCTGGCCGCTCGTTCATGCCCGGTGCCGGTGCTCGTGACCGGCGGCCCGCGCAAGGCCGACCTGACATCCTGCCTGAAGGACATGGAGGAGGCATTGGATGCCGGCGCCGCCGGCGTGTGCGTGGGGCGCAACGTCTTCCAGCACACGGACCCTGCCGAGGCCCTGTCCAGGGTTGTGGAGCGGGTGCACGGCAAAGTCTGA